One segment of Mycobacterium spongiae DNA contains the following:
- a CDS encoding SAM-dependent methyltransferase produces the protein MPESSVVVRPEPMESATYTQSSRLQAAGLEPAIALLERAAAEVPLPAPPQPIAIADYGAATGHNSLKPISAAIDVLRGRTRHDHAILVAHTDVPDNDFTALFQTLGEDPDSYVHRDTASFASAIGRSFYLQLLPSKTINLGWTSWAVQWLSRAPVEIHDHVQVAYSDDAKARAAYAQQAAADWQDFLAFRGRELCPGGRLVVLTMAIGDDGEFGYRPLNDALMAGLGTLVREGLVHRDELLRMAIPAVARSEKDFRAPFAPRGQFEGLTIDHLDVFNAEDRFWHRYQSDGDADAFGAQWAAFARAALFPTLAAALDGGPGDPRSAEFIEQLEAAIAEQLSTAPEPMQIPLASLVVAKQES, from the coding sequence AGCGTCGTGGTCCGGCCGGAACCGATGGAAAGCGCCACCTATACCCAGTCGTCACGATTGCAGGCCGCCGGTCTGGAGCCGGCCATCGCTCTGTTGGAGCGGGCCGCGGCCGAAGTGCCTCTGCCGGCCCCACCGCAACCGATCGCCATTGCTGACTATGGCGCGGCCACCGGGCACAATTCGCTGAAACCGATCTCGGCCGCGATCGACGTGCTGCGAGGGCGAACTCGCCACGATCACGCAATCCTGGTCGCACACACCGATGTACCGGACAACGATTTCACAGCACTGTTTCAGACCCTGGGCGAGGACCCGGACAGCTACGTGCACAGGGACACCGCGAGTTTCGCTTCGGCCATCGGCCGGTCTTTCTATCTCCAGCTGCTGCCATCGAAGACCATCAACCTCGGGTGGACGTCGTGGGCGGTCCAGTGGCTCAGCCGGGCTCCCGTCGAGATTCACGACCACGTTCAAGTCGCCTATAGCGATGACGCCAAGGCCCGCGCGGCCTACGCCCAACAGGCCGCCGCCGACTGGCAGGACTTTCTCGCGTTTCGTGGGCGCGAGCTGTGCCCCGGTGGGCGGCTGGTGGTGCTGACGATGGCCATCGGCGACGATGGCGAATTCGGTTATCGCCCATTGAACGACGCGTTGATGGCCGGGCTGGGAACGCTGGTGCGCGAGGGCCTCGTGCATCGAGATGAGTTGCTTCGCATGGCGATTCCCGCCGTCGCCCGCAGCGAGAAGGATTTCCGCGCACCGTTTGCGCCCCGGGGGCAGTTCGAAGGCCTGACCATCGATCATCTTGACGTGTTCAACGCCGAGGACAGGTTCTGGCACCGATACCAGTCAGACGGCGATGCCGACGCTTTCGGTGCGCAATGGGCGGCATTCGCACGTGCCGCCCTCTTCCCGACGCTAGCGGCGGCGCTGGACGGCGGGCCGGGCGACCCACGATCGGCCGAGTTCATTGAGCAACTCGAGGCTGCCATCGCCGAGCAGCTGTCCACTGCGCCCGAGCCGATGCAGATTCCGCTCGCGTCGCTCGTGGTGGCCAAGCAAGAATCGTGA
- a CDS encoding NAD(P)H-dependent amine dehydrogenase family protein, with translation MSQDSAKPPNPAPKKVIVWGTGFVGRMVIPEIVKHPLFELVGVGVSNPDKVGRDVGDICGLAEPLGIVATDDVAALIADTPDALVHYGPTAKHAQDNIELMTRFLRAGIDVCSTAMTPWVWPTMSLNPPQWIEPITSACELGESSCFTTGIDPGFANDLFPMTLMGLCSEVRRVRASELLDYTNYEGDYEIEMGIGREPEFTPLLENRDVLIFAWGATVPMIAHAAGITLDEITTTWDKWVTPTERHTAKGVIEPGRVAAVRFTINGVYQGQTRIQLEHVNRIGHDAAPEWPSGHDDDVYRVDVEGTPSISSETAFRFTDGSGRDPATAGCLATGMRALNAVPPVNELPPGWVTALDLPLIPGAGTIR, from the coding sequence ATGTCGCAGGATAGCGCGAAGCCCCCGAACCCAGCCCCCAAGAAAGTCATCGTGTGGGGCACCGGCTTCGTGGGCCGGATGGTGATTCCCGAGATCGTCAAACATCCACTCTTCGAGTTGGTGGGCGTGGGCGTCAGTAACCCCGACAAGGTCGGCCGCGACGTTGGCGATATCTGCGGGTTGGCCGAACCGCTGGGCATCGTCGCTACCGACGACGTCGCGGCGCTCATCGCGGACACACCGGATGCTTTGGTGCATTATGGCCCGACGGCCAAGCACGCCCAGGACAACATCGAGCTGATGACGCGCTTCTTGCGCGCAGGCATCGACGTGTGCTCGACGGCGATGACGCCGTGGGTCTGGCCGACGATGTCGCTCAATCCGCCACAGTGGATCGAGCCCATCACCTCGGCCTGCGAGCTAGGGGAGTCGTCGTGCTTCACCACCGGCATCGACCCGGGATTCGCCAACGACCTGTTTCCCATGACGTTGATGGGCCTGTGTTCGGAGGTGCGGCGAGTGCGCGCGTCGGAATTGCTGGACTACACCAACTACGAAGGCGACTACGAAATAGAGATGGGGATCGGCCGCGAGCCCGAATTCACCCCGCTCCTCGAGAACCGCGACGTGCTGATCTTCGCGTGGGGCGCCACCGTCCCGATGATCGCCCATGCGGCCGGCATCACCCTCGACGAGATCACCACCACCTGGGACAAGTGGGTGACTCCCACCGAGCGCCACACCGCCAAGGGCGTTATCGAGCCGGGCCGCGTCGCCGCCGTCCGATTCACCATCAACGGCGTCTACCAGGGCCAGACACGCATCCAACTCGAACATGTCAATCGCATTGGCCACGATGCCGCACCCGAATGGCCATCCGGCCACGACGATGACGTCTACCGAGTCGACGTCGAGGGGACCCCGAGCATCTCATCCGAGACCGCGTTCCGGTTCACTGACGGTTCGGGCCGCGACCCCGCCACGGCGGGGTGCCTGGCTACCGGGATGCGGGCGCTCAACGCTGTCCCTCCGGTCAACGAGTTGCCGCCCGGTTGGGTTACCGCCCTGGATCTTCCGCTGATACCCGGCGCGGGCACGATTCGCTGA
- a CDS encoding MmpS family transport accessory protein, whose translation MNTMTNPVTTEPTPINRLRGPSVLAAIGLGFVASCGLVVGGLAHAAPAPTQVRYEVTGSGGTADYLSYQTRSGQRREANVPLPWSTEFDGYLGQVLVLSAQGPGTIACRILVNGDEVKSASAAGQPARTVCSVTAAGITKTPTTTPEAPPTG comes from the coding sequence ATGAACACCATGACCAATCCAGTGACAACCGAGCCAACCCCGATCAACCGCCTCCGCGGACCCTCGGTCCTGGCAGCCATCGGCCTCGGGTTCGTGGCCAGCTGCGGTCTGGTTGTCGGTGGCCTGGCACACGCGGCGCCCGCACCGACGCAGGTTCGGTACGAAGTTACTGGTAGCGGCGGCACAGCCGACTATCTGTCGTACCAGACCCGAAGTGGGCAGCGGCGAGAGGCGAACGTACCACTGCCCTGGTCGACGGAGTTCGATGGCTATTTGGGTCAGGTGCTCGTACTCAGCGCACAGGGCCCGGGCACGATCGCCTGCAGAATTCTCGTCAATGGCGACGAGGTGAAGTCGGCGAGTGCGGCGGGGCAGCCGGCGAGAACCGTCTGTTCGGTCACGGCTGCCGGGATTACGAAAACGCCGACAACCACGCCCGAGGCGCCGCCGACCGGGTGA
- a CDS encoding cytochrome P450, producing MDLKTSPKPAVATRVNGAAPPEVPLADIKLGSLDFWKLDDDIRDGAFATLRREAPVSFWPAIELPGFDGGEGHWALTKHHDVFYASRHPDIFSSSPNIVINDQTPEVAEYFGSMIVLDDPRHQRLRSIVSRAFTPKVVARIEASVRDRAHRLVASMIANHPDGQADLVTELAGPLPLQIICDMMGIPEEDHQRIFHWTNVILGFGDPDLATDFEEFMQVSMDIGAYAAALAEDRRVNHHDDLTSSLVEAEVDGERLSSKEIASFFILLVVAGNETTRNAISHGVLALSRYPDQRERWWSDFEGLAPTAVEEVVRWASPVVYMRRTLTQDTELSGTTMAKGDKVTLWYASANRDESKFFDPWTFDVARNPNPHVGFGGGGAHFCLGANLARREIRVAFDELRREMPDIVATAEPARLLSQFIHGIKHLPVAWTPRD from the coding sequence ATGGACCTCAAGACGAGCCCCAAACCGGCCGTTGCTACGCGAGTGAACGGGGCGGCACCGCCTGAGGTTCCGCTGGCCGATATCAAGCTCGGCTCACTGGATTTCTGGAAACTCGACGATGACATTCGCGACGGCGCGTTTGCCACGTTGCGACGTGAGGCGCCGGTTTCGTTCTGGCCAGCGATCGAGCTACCCGGATTCGACGGGGGCGAAGGACATTGGGCGCTGACCAAGCACCACGATGTCTTCTACGCCAGCCGTCATCCGGACATCTTCAGTTCCAGTCCCAACATCGTTATCAACGACCAGACACCTGAGGTCGCCGAGTACTTCGGATCGATGATCGTGCTCGACGATCCGCGACACCAGCGGCTGCGCTCGATCGTCAGCCGGGCATTCACGCCGAAGGTGGTGGCCCGCATCGAGGCCTCGGTGCGGGATCGCGCCCACCGCCTGGTTGCGTCGATGATCGCCAATCATCCCGACGGGCAGGCCGACCTGGTCACCGAGCTCGCCGGACCGCTGCCGTTGCAGATCATCTGCGACATGATGGGTATTCCCGAGGAAGACCATCAGCGGATTTTCCATTGGACCAATGTGATTCTGGGGTTCGGGGACCCCGACCTCGCCACCGACTTCGAGGAGTTCATGCAGGTATCGATGGACATCGGCGCCTACGCCGCGGCGCTGGCCGAGGACCGCCGGGTCAATCACCACGACGATCTGACCAGCAGCCTGGTGGAGGCCGAGGTCGACGGCGAGCGCCTGTCATCGAAGGAGATCGCCTCGTTCTTCATTCTGTTGGTGGTGGCCGGCAACGAGACTACGCGTAATGCGATCAGCCACGGTGTGCTGGCACTGTCCCGCTATCCCGACCAGCGTGAGCGGTGGTGGTCGGACTTCGAGGGCCTGGCGCCTACGGCGGTCGAGGAGGTCGTTCGGTGGGCCTCGCCGGTGGTCTACATGCGCCGCACCCTGACCCAGGACACCGAGCTGAGCGGCACCACGATGGCCAAAGGCGACAAGGTCACTCTGTGGTACGCCTCGGCCAACCGGGACGAGTCAAAGTTCTTCGATCCGTGGACATTCGACGTGGCACGCAACCCCAATCCGCATGTCGGATTCGGTGGCGGTGGCGCTCATTTCTGCCTCGGAGCCAACCTGGCGCGTCGCGAGATCAGGGTCGCCTTCGACGAGCTACGCCGCGAAATGCCCGATATCGTGGCGACAGCGGAACCCGCACGACTGTTGTCGCAATTTATCCACGGCATCAAACACTTGCCGGTCGCCTGGACTCCCCGAGACTGA
- a CDS encoding class I SAM-dependent methyltransferase: MTAAQRFTRKIAQRVSETRHVLRPVVRLRDQAEGLADYLARGDSLLDVGCGTGHLSAYLQDMYGVESSGVDVKDSRQVKIAFEHFDGTSISQPDKAFDHVVLSEVLHHSHDPLALIKECHRVARRSIIVFEDMPDGLLGKLILDVHVRSFARWHRYPFRPAPIGAYRAALQWLGDNGSCVARIPQPPEWFTVYPRVLFVYQIGA; this comes from the coding sequence ATGACTGCCGCACAACGGTTTACTCGGAAGATCGCCCAACGCGTCTCCGAAACGCGGCACGTGCTGCGCCCGGTCGTGCGACTACGCGATCAAGCCGAAGGATTAGCGGACTATCTCGCTCGTGGCGATAGCCTGCTCGACGTCGGGTGTGGGACCGGACACCTGTCGGCATATTTGCAGGACATGTATGGCGTTGAGTCGAGCGGTGTGGATGTCAAGGACTCTCGGCAGGTCAAGATCGCGTTCGAGCACTTCGACGGCACATCAATTTCGCAGCCGGACAAAGCGTTCGACCACGTCGTGCTCAGTGAAGTGCTGCATCACAGTCATGACCCGCTGGCGCTGATCAAAGAATGTCACCGAGTCGCACGCCGCAGCATCATCGTGTTTGAAGACATGCCAGACGGGCTCCTCGGCAAACTAATCCTTGACGTCCATGTGCGGTCGTTCGCGCGTTGGCACCGCTACCCTTTTCGGCCGGCGCCCATCGGCGCGTACCGCGCCGCGTTGCAGTGGCTGGGCGACAACGGTTCCTGCGTTGCACGAATTCCCCAGCCACCCGAATGGTTTACCGTGTACCCGAGGGTCTTGTTCGTGTACCAGATTGGTGCGTAA
- a CDS encoding TetR/AcrR family transcriptional regulator C-terminal domain-containing protein, with product MGSARPNRRGRPRSTDPLLSRKRVLDVAVRLIEQVGVDGLTMRKLAAELGVDSMSLYNHVANKGALLDGIAERLVLSIEIPQRIGDLRTDLTALANAFRAAALRRPNSVSLLLTRELSSFAGGLAPAEAALAILIEGGLDAEQAVHALRTVFAFLGGAVLREVSAWPTFSGHNLGHLAHRRDELESAGMPCVAAAAPQLAVIDHIAEFDFGLSLLISGLEQVRHGGSVHACSNGR from the coding sequence ATGGGCAGCGCACGACCGAACCGGCGCGGTCGTCCCCGCAGCACCGACCCGCTGCTGTCGCGCAAGCGCGTGCTGGATGTGGCGGTGCGACTTATCGAGCAGGTCGGCGTCGACGGCCTGACGATGCGAAAGCTTGCCGCGGAACTCGGCGTCGATTCGATGAGCTTGTACAACCACGTTGCCAACAAAGGCGCGCTGCTCGACGGTATCGCCGAGCGGCTCGTGTTGTCGATCGAGATCCCACAACGCATCGGCGACCTGCGCACCGACCTGACCGCGCTGGCCAACGCCTTCCGCGCGGCGGCGCTACGGCGGCCGAATTCGGTCAGCCTGTTGTTGACGCGTGAGCTCAGCTCGTTCGCAGGCGGTCTGGCTCCTGCCGAAGCCGCGTTGGCGATCCTGATCGAGGGCGGCCTCGACGCCGAACAGGCGGTGCACGCATTGCGGACTGTGTTCGCTTTCCTGGGCGGGGCTGTGTTGCGCGAGGTGTCGGCATGGCCGACGTTCAGCGGTCACAATCTCGGCCACCTTGCCCATCGCCGAGACGAGCTAGAATCTGCCGGCATGCCGTGTGTGGCGGCCGCGGCGCCACAGCTGGCAGTCATCGACCACATCGCCGAATTCGACTTCGGGTTGTCACTGTTGATTTCCGGGCTGGAGCAGGTCCGGCATGGTGGGTCCGTGCACGCGTGTTCGAATGGAAGGTAA
- a CDS encoding ester cyclase, with product MTTPTFPSPPSPNVLAARQKLVLDHFHDEVRQDWDDVLSTFPHPRYELIPQMAVHDGERSVRGYYHYTRTAFPDQDHEIIAVRHSADAVIVEFWLMGTHRGYLGTVPPTGSRFRVRMTAYFVFDETETLVCERVYFDRLTMIKQLLGGLQLRKPANWLLAARCLRGLLTMGSEEPDPALTNTVPPELA from the coding sequence GTGACCACTCCCACGTTTCCCTCCCCTCCCTCCCCCAACGTGCTGGCCGCCCGGCAGAAACTCGTTCTTGACCACTTCCACGACGAGGTCCGCCAGGACTGGGACGACGTGTTGTCGACCTTCCCGCACCCGCGCTACGAGCTCATCCCGCAGATGGCCGTGCACGACGGTGAGCGATCCGTGCGTGGCTACTACCACTACACCCGGACCGCCTTTCCCGACCAGGACCACGAGATCATCGCAGTGCGCCACAGCGCCGACGCGGTGATCGTCGAGTTCTGGCTGATGGGTACGCACCGGGGCTACCTCGGCACGGTTCCGCCCACCGGCAGCCGGTTTCGCGTTCGGATGACCGCCTACTTCGTCTTCGACGAGACGGAAACCCTGGTCTGCGAACGGGTTTACTTCGACCGCTTGACCATGATCAAGCAACTGCTGGGTGGCCTGCAGCTGAGGAAGCCGGCTAACTGGCTGCTCGCCGCGCGTTGCCTACGTGGCTTGTTGACGATGGGGTCTGAGGAGCCCGACCCAGCGCTGACCAACACCGTGCCACCGGAGCTGGCGTGA
- a CDS encoding PE domain-containing protein: MSYLITAPDLLATAAEDVAGIGSSIRAANLAALAPTSTLMAAAGDEVSAAIASLFSGQAQEYQTLSAQVAGFHAQFVHALSRAGGAYAVAEAANASVLPAVAEDVLAVINAPARLLLGRPLIGDGANGLPGTGQAGEAGGILWGNGGMGGSGAPGQVGGPGGAAGLIGNGGIGGAGGIGGGTGGIGGTGGWLWGNGGAGGAGGAGAGGIDPGTGGLGGRALSVFGTAGATGPVGQDNAVLVTSQQQALALLAAAPDANFLLIGTDGTNLSKILADPLGTPNFHALMEQSITSASTIIGHTTVSNPSWTAMQTGVWSETAGVTNNVFTPWTYDTWPTVYNYLEMTHGDNVNTTVIGNWEVITDIAGAGSHPADNIRYVAQLPGDTDWIATQNRVGTLSQDAILAADPSKGNLIFSYFVGVDENGHMYGGDSPQYARAIRNMDFNLGSQTENGGGLLGAVYDWELANPGEEFSTLVVTDHGHTAGDPFGFGHGFQSPRETATFLIFDQAGADATDGFINNSWQIVSTTPTILEQFDIATLPYMQGAPLTDPSFAGTLIDPSTATGTNLFSVLSASFAAQGYPDIATQLILGSRTIAASIPFAVFEPISDIVAATPVFLQEPVSWIGAGIYQSLNIPAQIWVRLTGVTGNQIIPPVLNPFLT; this comes from the coding sequence ATGTCGTATCTCATCACCGCGCCGGATCTGTTAGCGACAGCTGCCGAAGATGTCGCGGGGATCGGCTCCTCGATCAGGGCGGCGAACCTGGCAGCGTTGGCTCCGACCAGCACGCTGATGGCTGCAGCCGGTGACGAAGTCTCGGCGGCGATTGCATCGCTGTTTTCCGGCCAGGCCCAGGAATACCAGACGCTCAGCGCGCAAGTGGCGGGGTTTCATGCGCAGTTCGTCCACGCGTTGAGTCGCGCTGGAGGGGCGTATGCGGTCGCGGAGGCGGCCAATGCCAGCGTGCTGCCGGCTGTCGCCGAGGACGTTCTGGCGGTGATCAATGCGCCGGCGAGGCTGCTGTTGGGGCGTCCGTTGATCGGTGACGGGGCCAACGGCTTGCCCGGCACCGGGCAAGCCGGGGAGGCCGGCGGGATCTTGTGGGGCAACGGCGGCATGGGTGGCTCGGGTGCGCCGGGTCAGGTGGGCGGACCCGGCGGGGCTGCCGGGTTGATCGGCAACGGCGGTATCGGCGGCGCCGGCGGTATCGGCGGCGGAACCGGTGGCATCGGTGGCACCGGCGGGTGGTTGTGGGGCAATGGCGGAGCCGGCGGTGCCGGCGGCGCCGGCGCTGGCGGTATTGACCCCGGGACCGGTGGGCTCGGCGGCAGGGCGCTGTCGGTGTTCGGCACCGCGGGCGCCACTGGCCCCGTCGGGCAGGACAACGCGGTGCTTGTGACCTCTCAGCAACAGGCGCTGGCGCTGCTCGCAGCCGCCCCGGATGCGAATTTCCTGTTGATCGGCACCGATGGCACGAATCTGAGCAAGATCCTGGCCGACCCGCTGGGCACCCCGAACTTCCACGCGCTGATGGAGCAAAGCATCACCTCCGCGTCGACGATCATCGGGCACACCACCGTCTCCAACCCGTCGTGGACGGCTATGCAGACCGGTGTGTGGAGCGAGACGGCGGGTGTGACCAACAACGTCTTCACGCCCTGGACGTATGACACCTGGCCGACCGTCTACAACTACCTCGAGATGACCCATGGCGACAACGTCAACACCACGGTCATCGGCAACTGGGAGGTCATCACCGACATCGCCGGCGCCGGTTCGCACCCCGCCGACAACATCAGATACGTCGCGCAGCTCCCGGGCGACACGGACTGGATCGCGACACAGAACCGGGTCGGCACCCTGTCCCAGGACGCGATTCTGGCCGCCGATCCCAGCAAGGGCAATCTGATCTTCTCGTACTTCGTCGGTGTCGACGAAAACGGCCATATGTACGGCGGCGATTCGCCGCAGTACGCACGGGCCATTCGCAACATGGACTTCAATCTCGGTTCCCAAACCGAGAACGGTGGCGGCCTGCTGGGAGCGGTATACGACTGGGAGCTGGCCAACCCCGGCGAGGAGTTTTCCACGCTCGTGGTCACCGACCATGGTCACACCGCGGGCGACCCGTTTGGCTTCGGTCACGGATTCCAATCACCGCGGGAGACCGCGACATTCCTCATCTTCGATCAGGCCGGTGCCGATGCGACCGACGGGTTCATCAACAATTCATGGCAGATCGTCAGTACGACGCCAACCATTTTGGAGCAATTCGACATTGCGACGCTGCCGTATATGCAGGGTGCGCCCCTGACGGACCCCAGCTTCGCCGGCACGTTGATTGATCCCAGCACCGCGACGGGCACGAACCTGTTCAGTGTGCTCAGCGCCTCGTTCGCCGCACAGGGTTACCCCGATATTGCGACCCAACTGATTCTGGGGTCACGCACGATCGCGGCCTCGATTCCCTTCGCGGTATTCGAGCCGATAAGCGATATCGTCGCTGCGACGCCCGTCTTCTTACAAGAACCGGTCTCCTGGATCGGCGCCGGCATCTACCAGTCGCTGAATATCCCGGCACAGATCTGGGTCCGGCTCACCGGCGTGACCGGCAACCAAATCATCCCGCCGGTGTTGAACCCATTCCTCACCTAG
- a CDS encoding YidH family protein — MADEPSAAESAADSAAEIEPDYRFTLANERTFLAWQRTSLGLLAAAVALVQLVPELPIPGARRLLGVALGALAILTSGMGLLRWHQTDRAMRRDQPLPRHPTPAYLAVGLAVVGFIALGLVIAKAVTG; from the coding sequence GTGGCCGATGAACCATCCGCCGCAGAATCTGCTGCTGACAGCGCAGCCGAAATCGAACCCGACTACCGGTTCACTTTGGCCAACGAACGGACCTTCCTGGCCTGGCAGCGAACCTCGCTGGGGCTGCTCGCCGCTGCGGTCGCCCTCGTGCAACTCGTCCCGGAGCTGCCGATCCCGGGCGCGCGCCGGCTGCTCGGTGTGGCACTTGGCGCGCTGGCAATCCTCACCAGCGGGATGGGGCTGCTGCGGTGGCACCAGACAGATCGCGCCATGCGCCGCGATCAGCCGCTTCCGCGACACCCCACACCGGCATACCTCGCCGTGGGTCTGGCCGTGGTCGGCTTCATTGCGCTCGGCCTGGTGATCGCCAAGGCGGTCACCGGTTGA
- a CDS encoding DUF202 domain-containing protein yields the protein MSDSTGPGNASPDRGLQAERTTLAWTRTSFALLVNGVLLTIKDMHSATWSLRLIPAGLAAAAASCSYLIALHRQRTLSQRPIPTRITPRRQVNIVGIAVLVLGIVTAFAQLL from the coding sequence TTGAGCGACTCCACAGGACCGGGCAACGCATCACCAGACCGGGGGCTACAAGCGGAACGGACCACGCTGGCCTGGACCCGGACATCGTTTGCATTGCTCGTCAACGGCGTGTTGCTGACGATCAAAGATATGCATAGCGCAACGTGGTCGTTGCGCCTGATCCCGGCCGGCCTCGCTGCCGCCGCGGCATCCTGCAGCTACCTGATCGCGCTCCACCGCCAGCGAACATTGAGCCAACGCCCGATACCGACCCGCATCACCCCCCGTCGCCAGGTAAATATCGTGGGGATTGCGGTGCTGGTGCTCGGGATCGTCACGGCGTTCGCCCAGCTGCTCTAG
- a CDS encoding potassium channel family protein — translation MSEKNWEELWEQRTEWPLAVVAILFLSMYSVQVLSQPNDEQARLLWMASWIAWSLFGVDYIVRLTLASDRRQWFFRHLLDLLIVALPMMRPLRLLRLVVLVGALQKAVGNAVRGRILVYTLSGVSLLIYVTSLAILDQERGRPGATITSFGNAVWWAITTVTTVGYGDLYPVTVIGRIIAVLLMIGGISLIGVVTASLASWIVQRVAETDSENRAATAAQIDELRTEVRTLTERLRQ, via the coding sequence ATGAGCGAGAAAAATTGGGAAGAGCTCTGGGAGCAGCGCACCGAGTGGCCGCTAGCCGTGGTCGCGATCCTCTTTCTATCGATGTACTCGGTACAGGTGCTCTCGCAACCCAACGATGAGCAGGCGCGCCTGTTGTGGATGGCGAGCTGGATCGCCTGGAGCCTTTTCGGTGTCGACTACATCGTGCGCTTGACACTGGCATCCGACCGCCGGCAATGGTTCTTTCGCCACCTATTGGACTTGCTCATCGTTGCTCTGCCGATGATGAGACCGCTGCGGCTGTTGCGGTTGGTGGTCCTGGTCGGGGCGCTACAGAAGGCCGTCGGCAACGCCGTTCGCGGCCGAATCCTCGTGTACACGCTGTCAGGTGTTTCGCTGCTGATCTACGTCACGTCGCTAGCCATCCTCGACCAGGAGCGAGGCCGCCCGGGCGCGACCATCACCTCCTTCGGAAACGCCGTATGGTGGGCCATCACCACGGTGACCACTGTCGGTTACGGAGACCTGTATCCGGTCACCGTTATCGGCCGGATCATCGCCGTGTTGTTGATGATCGGCGGGATCAGTCTCATCGGCGTTGTCACCGCCTCACTGGCTTCGTGGATAGTGCAACGGGTCGCCGAGACCGATTCCGAGAATCGCGCCGCCACGGCGGCGCAGATCGATGAGCTGCGGACCGAAGTTCGAACCTTGACCGAGAGACTTCGGCAGTAG
- a CDS encoding nitroreductase family deazaflavin-dependent oxidoreductase, which yields MQRYNGITRAISGTPRSSLGLLTHEGRRSGRTYQTSLGARPFGDGFLLPLTYGQRTDWYRNLLASGAGTLAWKGSTYHLERPKVISGAEPMQAWPIAARLLLHLAGVHDFVQLHEVRSSPADPLSSSCADPRASFRPRG from the coding sequence TTGCAGCGCTACAACGGCATCACCCGTGCGATCTCGGGAACCCCTCGGTCCTCCTTGGGGCTGCTCACCCATGAGGGGCGCCGCAGCGGGCGCACCTACCAGACATCGCTGGGCGCAAGGCCCTTCGGCGACGGTTTCCTGTTGCCATTGACGTATGGCCAGCGCACGGACTGGTACCGGAATCTGCTGGCCAGCGGTGCGGGCACGCTGGCCTGGAAAGGAAGCACCTACCACCTGGAACGTCCCAAGGTCATTTCCGGAGCCGAGCCGATGCAAGCGTGGCCGATCGCAGCCCGACTCCTGCTCCACTTAGCTGGCGTTCACGATTTCGTGCAGCTGCACGAAGTTCGGTCATCTCCGGCGGATCCATTGAGCTCCAGCTGTGCTGATCCGCGAGCGAGCTTCCGCCCGAGGGGATGA